The Acidithiobacillus ferrooxidans ATCC 23270 genomic interval AAGGCGTTGGCCACCTGGTCGAAGGCGTTCAGCACCGTGCTGCGGTAGGCGGCATAAACCGCATCATAGGCGGCATGGGCCTCGGCTTTCTGAGCTTCCAGTTTGCCGCCCTCGAAAATCGGCTGGGACACGGCACCTACCAGGCTCCATATGCTGCTGACGGGGTTGAAAAACAGCGCGGGATGACTCGCCGTATCGCCAAACGCCGCAGTAAGCTGAACGGTAGGGTAGAATTGCGCCCTTGCCTCGCCGATGACCGCATTTGCGGCCTTCATTTGCGAAAGTGCAGCGCGGATATCCGGACGCTGTTTGAGCAATTGCGAGGGGAGGCTCACCGGCAATTCTTCGGGTAGTTGCAATTCGGTCAGGGTAAAGGGCTGCCGCCTAGCATCTGCGGGAAAAGCGCCCACGAGAATGGCCAGTTCATGGCGATAGACGGCGAGTTGCTGCTTCAGCGGGGGCAACGTCGCCAATTCGCTGGCCAGTTGGCTGCGCTGGGTGACGACACTGAGATAGTCCACGGCGCCCGCCTTGTACTGGTTCTCGGTGAGTTCCAGAAGTTGCCGCTCCTGGGCGACGATGGCCCGGGTGGCGCGAATTTGCCCCTCTGTCGCCGCCTCGCTGACGGCAGTGGTGACGATGTTACCGGTCAGGGTCAATCGTGCCGCTTCCAGTTCCCACTGCTGATATTTTACCAAAGCCTCACTGTTGCGATAGACCAGACGGTTGACACCAAAAATGTCCGGGTAATAGGAAACGCCGACGCTTCCGGTAATCAGGGAATAGTGAAATCCACTGCTGCCACCAAAGGCTGCCGCGCTAGCTTTGCTCCGATTAGCCTGCAGATTGCCGGTGACCTGTGGATAGAAGATGCTGGCGTTCGCGCGCGCGGTGGCCTCGGCCTGTTTCAACTGGGCCTGAGCCTGGGCGATGGTCGGGCTGTTTTTCAGGCCTGTCGCGATTAATTCGTCGAGCGCCTTGGAGTGAAAGAGTTTCCACCACTCCTCGTGCAGCTCTTTGCCATACGCGATCTTCTGGGCGTGACCGGAAGGGCCGCCCGGAGCCACGGTTTCTTTGGGGCTGATGCCCGCCGTGTAAGGTGTTTTGTCGGCCGGTGCCTGGGGAACGCGCAGCGGCGGCTCAAAGCTACAGGCCGCCAGACTTCCCGCAAGTGCCGTTGCCAGTACCGTAGCGACGGGTCTTGGTAGTGGTTTTTGCACAACGACACCTCTCAACGGCCTGTACCGACTGGTCAGTATAATGGCGAGAATCCCCCCTTTCTGTCAAACCGACCCCATCCTTAATTCCGTCGGCGCACGTTGGACGCCCGCAAAGTTGCATCGGGGCCGGAATGATCTGTCCTAAAGAAGTATATATCACCTCTTGAATTAGAGAGAGTTTCACCCCATATTGGAAGCCGAGGATTTTGATTGGAGGAGCGTATGAAGACAAAATTTTTTGGAGCCATTGCCATGCTTTGGCTGCTGGCAGCGCCTGCTGCATGGGCCGAGCCCAGCGTAGCCCAGGTTGCCCAGGCCGTACAGGCGGGTCACCTGAGCCAGGCGCAAGGCATGATGCGGGAGGTGTTGGCTGCGCATCCGCAATCTGCGGAAGCACAGTATGTGGAAGCGCGAATTCTTGCGCGTCAGGGTGACTGGGCCGGGGCCGGCGCGGCTTTGGCGAAAGCGGAACAGCTAGCGCCGACCATGCCCTTTGTCAAACCGCAGGTGTTGACAACTTTTAAGCAGTCTCTGCAGCGCCATGTTGACAAACCGGTCGGCAAAGGCGGTCACTGGGGTGCTGTGCTGGCCTTTTTCCTCGGACTGGTAGCCTTGATCGCGCTGATCTCCATGCTTCGGCGGCGGCGCCAACAGCCCGGGATGTTGTACCGCGGACAGCCTTCCGGGCCCTTCGGTGGTACGAATGGGTACGGGCCCAATGGGCCGATGTATCCCGGCGGGGGTACCATGGGCGGTGGTATGCCGCAGCAAGGCGGCGGGTTGGGGTCGAGTCTGGCATCCGGCATTGCCACCGGCGTGGGGGTGGGGGCAGGACTGGCGGCCGGGCAGGCGCTGGCCGGAAGCCTTTTCGGACATGGCAGCGAGGCGGGTAATGTGGGCAGTGACGGCGGCAATGATGCTCTCGGCCTGACGAATGACTCCTGGGGCAACGATCAACTGGCATCCAATGATGATTTCGGTATGGATGATGGCGGAGACGGCTGGGGTTAAGCCACTTGTTTTTGCAAACTCGGAGGGGCGTCGCTGGATGCCCCTTTTTTAATTCGTTTCCGGATATTATGGCAACGGGTAACCGAGGTTGCGCAATGCCCGGCAGACGGCGATCAGCGGTAAACCCATCAGGGCGTTGGGATCCTCGCCTTCCATGTGTTCCACCAGGCTGATTCCCAGCCCTTCGGAGCGAAAACTTCCGGCACAGTCCAAAGGCATGTCCCGTTCCACGTAGCGACGGATCTCCGCATGGGTCAGTGCGTACAGGACGACACGATATGGCACCAGAAACGCTTCCGTACCAGACGGGGCGACCACCGTCACACCATTCAAAAAATCCACCGCCTGGCCCTGCATCCAGGTCAGTTGCGCAACCGCCTGTTCGATATTTCCTGGCTTGCCGAGAACGCGGCCGGCGCAGACGGCCATCTGATCGGCACCAATCACCACTGCCTGCGGGAAGCGTTGGGCGACGGCCAGCGCTTTGGCATCCGCCAGACGGCACACCAGTGTTTCAGGGGTTTCGTCCGGAAAGGGGGTTTCATCCACCGCTGCAGTCTCCACCCGAAATGGGATCTGCAGCCGGCGCAGGAGGTCCCGCCGGTAAGGGCTGGTAGAGGCCAGAATCAGTTCGGGTAAGGCCATGCGCACGCGTCCTTAACCAGTATTGCGCTGACCGGCGGATATGGCGTTGATGGTGCGCAGCAGGGGATCCAGCCATATCTCCCGGAATTCCGGGGGGGTCTCGTCGTTGCGATAGCGCCGCAGCAACGCGAGTTGAATATGATTCAGAGGCTCCA includes:
- a CDS encoding efflux transporter outer membrane subunit is translated as MQKPLPRPVATVLATALAGSLAACSFEPPLRVPQAPADKTPYTAGISPKETVAPGGPSGHAQKIAYGKELHEEWWKLFHSKALDELIATGLKNSPTIAQAQAQLKQAEATARANASIFYPQVTGNLQANRSKASAAAFGGSSGFHYSLITGSVGVSYYPDIFGVNRLVYRNSEALVKYQQWELEAARLTLTGNIVTTAVSEAATEGQIRATRAIVAQERQLLELTENQYKAGAVDYLSVVTQRSQLASELATLPPLKQQLAVYRHELAILVGAFPADARRQPFTLTELQLPEELPVSLPSQLLKQRPDIRAALSQMKAANAVIGEARAQFYPTVQLTAAFGDTASHPALFFNPVSSIWSLVGAVSQPIFEGGKLEAQKAEAHAAYDAVYAAYRSTVLNAFDQVANALRAVEHDAQTLAAQRAALQAAAEALRLAQASYRAGASDYLTLLTAEVQYDNAKIAEITARSQRYQDTAALLVALGGGWWNKADRKSTPVNTQGKPHPSAGALPVTQVKP
- a CDS encoding tetratricopeptide repeat protein is translated as MKTKFFGAIAMLWLLAAPAAWAEPSVAQVAQAVQAGHLSQAQGMMREVLAAHPQSAEAQYVEARILARQGDWAGAGAALAKAEQLAPTMPFVKPQVLTTFKQSLQRHVDKPVGKGGHWGAVLAFFLGLVALIALISMLRRRRQQPGMLYRGQPSGPFGGTNGYGPNGPMYPGGGTMGGGMPQQGGGLGSSLASGIATGVGVGAGLAAGQALAGSLFGHGSEAGNVGSDGGNDALGLTNDSWGNDQLASNDDFGMDDGGDGWG
- a CDS encoding Maf family protein; translation: MALPELILASTSPYRRDLLRRLQIPFRVETAAVDETPFPDETPETLVCRLADAKALAVAQRFPQAVVIGADQMAVCAGRVLGKPGNIEQAVAQLTWMQGQAVDFLNGVTVVAPSGTEAFLVPYRVVLYALTHAEIRRYVERDMPLDCAGSFRSEGLGISLVEHMEGEDPNALMGLPLIAVCRALRNLGYPLP